A genomic region of Cannabis sativa cultivar Pink pepper isolate KNU-18-1 chromosome 1, ASM2916894v1, whole genome shotgun sequence contains the following coding sequences:
- the LOC115707538 gene encoding clavaminate synthase-like protein At3g21360 — protein sequence MAEYWVEAQIPQQKLYNGIQFPSVLSPSSTAPPSSLSVLTKTIQTQKLYLQSLLHKSGALLLRGFPVSTASDFNDVVESFGFEEFPYVGGAAPRSNVVGRVFTANESPPDQKIPFHHEMAQVPEFPAKVFFFCEIEPANGGETPIVLSHIVYERMRAKYPEFVERLEEHGLIYTRILGEGDDPSSPIGRGWQSTFLTKDKSVAQQRAAKLGMKLEWLEDGVKTVMGPIPAVKFDKTRQRKIWFNSMVAAYTGWEDARNDPLKAVTFGDGKPLPGDVIYDCLKLLEEESVAIPWQKGDVLLLDNLAVLHSRRSFTPPRRVLASLTK from the exons ATGGCGGAGTACTGGGTTGAAGCCCAAATCCCGCAGCAGAAGCTCTACAACGGAATTCAGTTTCCATCAGTGTTGTCTCCGAGCTCTACAGCCCCGCCCTCCTCTCTCTCCGTCCTTACCAAAACAATCCAAACTCAGAAACTATATCTCCAGTCTCTGCTTCACAAATCGGGGGCTTTACTCTTGAGGGGTTTCCCTGTAAGTACGGCGTCCGATTTCAACGACGTCGTCGAGTCTTTCGGCTTCGAGGAGTTTCCGTATGTTGGTGGCGCGGCGCCTCGGAGCAACGTCGTGGGTAGGGTCTTCACGGCCAACGAGTCTCCACCAGACCAGAAGATCCCGTTTCACCACGAAATGGCTCAG GTGCCTGAGTTTCCAGCAAAGGTGTTTTTCTTCTGTGAAATAGAGCCAGCAAATGGAGGAGAGACCCCTATTGTTCTAAGTCACATTGTGTATGAAAGAATGAGAGCGAAGTACCCAGAATTTGTTGAGAGATTAGAAGAACATGGTCTAATATATACAAGGATTTTAGGGGAAGGTGATGACCCTTCTTCTCCCATTGGCCGTGGATGGCAGTCTACCTTTTTGACCAAAGACAAGTCTGTTGCTCAGCAaag GGCTGCAAAATTGGGCATGAAATTGGAATGGTTGGAAGATGGTGTGAAAACAGTAATGGGTCCAATCCCAGCTGTAAAATTTGACAAGACAAGGCAGCGCAAGATTTGGTTCAATAGTATGGTTGCTGCATATACAGGGTGGGAGGATGCAAGAAATGATCCTTTGAAGGCTGTTACTTTTGGTGATGGGAAGCCATTGCCAGGTGATGTTATCTATGACTGTCTCAAACTACTTGAAGAGGAATCTGTTGCCATTCCTTGGCAGAAAGGTGATGTTCTGTTGTTAGATAACTTGGCCGTCCTTCACTCCCGAAGATCTTTCACCCCACCTCGCCGTGTGCTAGCCTCACTTACCAAGTAG